In the genome of Neofelis nebulosa isolate mNeoNeb1 chromosome 6, mNeoNeb1.pri, whole genome shotgun sequence, one region contains:
- the C6H6orf15 gene encoding LOW QUALITY PROTEIN: uncharacterized protein C6orf15 homolog (The sequence of the model RefSeq protein was modified relative to this genomic sequence to represent the inferred CDS: substituted 1 base at 1 genomic stop codon), protein MLELNKMQGCMVGSRAFLGLFLLICLHFPGFFAQSIGAVEKKVLQDLGTSLPLLEQPSLTSHSNSELPQPKPDPGLNDLTSVPLKPNASPSDGSQPARGSGVQRWPPTEELPSMDPWPSEDHWQMRAAATEDHVGEVLPEKLSFLPGAVALPLGRSLLPAGSSARSTGPVPEALLLHQDSESRWPLHSNVLGAQREILAQRPPSLINRIQQPLLPGHPWGTLNPGVSWGGRGPGTGWGTRPMPHSVGIWGINRQYPSTSWGNLNRYPGTSWGNLNXYPGGSWGNIHLRPVINNQFPPRVLHPTGFSWNIPAGFPSPQNPGSQWG, encoded by the exons ATGTTAGAGCTGAACAAGATGCAGGGCTGCATGGTGGGGAGCAGGGCTTTTCTGGGCCTCTTTCTTCTGATCTGTCTTCATTTCCCAG gCTTCTTTGCCCAAAGCATTGGTGCAGTGGAGAAGAAAGTTCTCCAAGACTTGGGAACCAGCTTACCTCTGCTTGAGCAACCTTCCTTGACCAGCCACTCCAACTCTGAACTTCCTCAGCCAAAGCCAGACCCTGGGCTAAATGATTTAACAAGTGTTCCTCTGAAGCCCAATGCTTCTCCATCAGATGGCTCCCAACCTGCAAGAGGTTCTGGGGTTCAGAGGTGGCCCCCAACTGAGGAGCTGCCCTCCATGGATCCCTGGCCCTCTGAGGATCATTGGCAGATGAGGGCTGCTGCCACTGAGGATCACGTGGGGGAAGTGCTGCCTGAAAAACTGTCTTTCCTTCCTGGTGCTGTTGCCCTCCCTCTGGGCAGAAGTCTTTTGCCTGCAGGGTCCTCTGCACGCTCCACAGGCCCAGTACCTGAGGCTCTACTCCTCCACCAGGACTCTGAGTCTAGATGGCCACTCCATTCTAATGTGCTGGGAGCCCAGAGAGAAATCCTTGCCCAACGCCCACCTTCTCTTATTAACAGGATTCAACAGCCACTGCTGCCTGGGCATCCCTGGGGAACCCTAAATCCAGGTGTGTCCTGGGGAGGTAGAGGTCCTGGAACTGGATGGGGAACAAGGCCCATGCCACACTCTGTAGGAATCTGGGGTATCAATAGGCAATACCCAAGTACTAGCTGGGGGAATCTTAACCGGTATCCAGGTACTAGCTGGGGAAATCTTAACTAGTATCCAGGAGGCAGCTGGGGGAATATTCATCTACGCCCAGTTATTAATAATCAGTTTCCTCCCAGAGTTCTCCATCCTACTGGCTTTTCTTGGAACATCCCAGCTGGCTTCCCCAGTCCTCAAAACCCTGGGTCACAGTGGGGTTAA
- the CDSN gene encoding corneodesmosin — protein MGSSRAPRMGRVGGQGMMALLLAGLLLPGTLAKSIGTFSDPCKDVRITSPNDPCLIGKSGSSSSSSSISGSSGSSGSSGGGPSGSGVSSGGSSGSSVAQGGSSGSSLFKPGTGYSQISYSSGSSSSQSGSSSSQSGSSSSSSQSGSSSSQPGSGSALPISGDSSRLLISSSQSGEGSSSSVSQTSWISSSGGQRVNSNLRPCNSDVSDSPCSGGPIVSHSGSYISSSHSVSGGQRPVVVVVEQHGSGGPGLAQGSPCSSGGLPGKPCPPITSVDKSYGSYEVVGGSSDSYLVPGMTYSGGKIYPVGYFTKDNPVKGSPGVPSFAAGPPISEGKYFSSNPIIPNHSSSSSNIYPSGASSAIVFQPVGSGGVQPCGVGSKGPCSLSSSGVHSSSSVSSSSSFHPCGGVSQGPCSPPGTGSFSGSSSSQSSGKIILQPCGSKSSSSGHPCISVSSSTLSGGPNGSPQPDPSAGAKPCGSGSSGKIPCRSIRDILAHVKPLGPQIADPEVFLPQGEVLDSP, from the exons ATGGGCTCCTCGCGGGCACCCCGGATGGGGCGTGTGGGAGGGCAAGGAATGATGGCATTGCTGCTGGCTGGTCTCCTCCTGCCAG GGACCTTGGCTAAGAGCATCGGGACCTTCTCAGACCCCTGCAAGGACGTGCGTATCACCTCCCCCAATGACCCCTGTCTCATTGGGAAGAGTGGCTCCAGCAGCTCCAGCAGTTCCATTTCCGGTTCCAGTGGCTCCAGTGGCAGCTCTGGTGGTGGCCCCAGTGGTTCTGGTGTCTCCAGTGGTGGCTCCAGCGGATCCAGTGTCGCCCAGGGTGGTTCTTCAGGATCTTCGTTATTTAAGCCAGGAACAGGGTATTCCCAGATCAGCTACTCCTCAGGATCCAGCTCCTCCCAGTCGGGAAGCAGCTCCTCCCAATCaggaagcagcagcagctccTCCCAGTCGGGAAGCAGCAGTTCCCAGCCAGGGTCTGGCTCTGCTCTACCAATCAGTGGTGATTCTTCCCGCTTACTAATAAGCTCTTCCCAGTCTGGAGAAGGCTCAAGCTCATCTGTTTCCCAAACTTCCTGGATATCCAGCAGCGGTGGCCAAAGAGTCAACTCTAACTTACGCCCTTGTAATTCAGATGTCTCCGACTCTCCCTGCAGTGGGGGGCCCATCGTCTCACACTCAGGCTCCTACATCTCCAGCTCCCACTCCGTGTCAGGGGGTCAAAggccagtggtggtggtggtggagcaGCATGGCTCTGGTGGCCCTGGATTGGCTCAAGGTTCTCCCTGTAGCAGTGGTGGCCTTCCAGGCAAGCCCTGCCCCCCTATCACCTCTGTAGACAAATCCTATGGCAGCTATGAGGTGGTGGGTGGCTCCTCTGACAGTTATCTGGTCCCAGGCATGACGTACAGTGGGGGCAAAATCTACCCTGTGGGCTACTTCACCAAAGATAATCCTGTCAAAGGCTCTCCAGGGGTCCCCTCCTTTGCAGCTGGGCCCCCCATCTCTGAGGGCAAATACTTCTCCAGCAATCCCATCATCCCCAACCACAGCTCTTCTAGTTCCAACATCTACCCATCAGGAGCTTCCTCGGCTATTGTGTTCCAGCCAGTGGGCTCTGGTGGGGTTCAGCCTTGTGGTGTTGGCTCTAAGGGGCCCTGCTCCCTCTCCAGTTCTGGAGTCCACAGCAGTTCTAGCGTTTCCAGCAGTTCATCCTTCCATCCCTGTGGCGGTGTTTCACAggggccctgctccccaccaggCACTGGCTCCTTTAGTGGCAGCTCCAGCTCCCAATCCAGTGGCAAAATCATCCTTCAGCCCTGTGGGAGCAAGTCCAGCTCTTCTGGTCACCCTTgcatttctgtctcctcctcaacATTGAGTGGGGGGCCCAATGGTTCTCCCCAACCTGATCCTTCAGCTGGTGCCAAGCCCTGTGGCTCCGGCAGCTCTGGAAAGATCCCCTGCCGATCCATCCGGGACATCCTGGCCCATGTGAAGCCTCTGGGACCCCAGATAGCTGACCCTGAAGTTTTCTTACCCCAAGGAGAGGTACTTGACAGTCCATAA
- the PSORS1C2 gene encoding psoriasis susceptibility 1 candidate gene 2 protein → MMFNWKLLGILVLYLYAIGISGNGDHPSHPPTEAGEEDGSPTLPQGPPIPGDPWPGAPPLFEDPPPPGPSRPWRDLPESGVWPPDPPRTDPPQPPRPDDPWPAGPQPPENPWPPAPEVDHGSQEEPDLDPPREEYR, encoded by the exons ATGATGTTCAACTGGAAGCTACTGGGGATCCTGGTCCTTTACCTGTATGCCATAG GCATCTCAGGCAACGGAGACCACCCCTCTCACCCACCCACAGAGGCTGGAGAAGAGGATGGGTCCCCAACATTGCCTCAGGGTCCCCCAATCCCTGGTGACCCTTGGCCAGGGGCACCCCCTCTCTTTGAGGACCCTCCACCTCCTGGCCCCAGTCGTCCCTGGAGAGACCTGCCTGAATCTGGAGTCTGGCCTCCTGATCCCCCAAGAACCGATCCCCCTCAACCTCCCCGGCCTGATGATCCCTGGCCAGCAGGACCCCAGCCTCCAGAAAACCCCTGGCCACCTGCTCCTGAAGTGGACCATGGATCTCAAGAGGAGCCAGATCTTGACCCACCCCGGGAAGAATACAGATAG